GGCATCGGGATCGGGCCGGGCGGTCCTGGACGCACGGTCTCATACCTTCCGCCGACCGACCTCGTGACGCGCACGGGGGAGCGGCGAGAGCTCGCGGGGTTGGAGTTCGAGTTCCTCTACGCGCCCGACACCGAGGCGCCCGAGGAGATGCACATCTGGATCCCGGAGCTCAAGGCGCTCACCTGCGCCGAGAACGCGCAGCACTCCCTCCACAACATCCAGACCTTGCGCGGTGCGAGGACGCGGGACGCGCGCAACTTTGCGCGCTACCTCGACGAGACCCTCGAGCGCTGGGGAGACGACACCGAGGTGCACTTCGGGCCGCACACCTGGCCAGTGTGGGGTAACGAGGAGGTCGTCGAGTTCCTCTCGTCCCAGCGCGACACTTACAAGTACATCCACGACCAGGCGCTTCGGATGGCGAACAAGGGCTACACCGCGATCGAGGCGGCCGAGATCCTGGAGCTCCCCGAAGGGCTGGGCCGCAAGTGGTACAACCGCGGCTACCACGGGACGGTCCACCACAACGTCCGCGCGGTGTTCCATAAGGAACTGGGGCTCTGGGACGGCGACCCGGTCACCCTCCACCCGCTTCCACCGGCCGAGTCGGGGCGACGCTATGTCGACCTCATCGGGGCCGACACGATCCTCACGGAGGGGCGCCGCGCCTTTGAGGCGGGAGAGTACCGGTGGGCCGTGGAGATCCTGCACAAGCTCGTGTTCGCGCAGCCCGACAACACCGAGGCACGCGAGCTGCAGGCGGATGCGTACGAGCAGATGGGTTACCAAGCCGAGGGGCCGCAATGGCGCGGGGTCTTTCTGACGATGGCCCGCGAGCTCCGCGAGGGAGTCATCGAGCAGACCTTCAGCTCGGTTGCCGGCGACATTGTTCTCGGGATGTCCGTCGACCTGTTGTTCGACTACGCGGCGGTCCGCGTGGTGGGCGATCGCGCCGCCAACTGTGACCTCCGCATCGACTTCACGTTCACCGACCTCGACGAGACGTGGACGATGTGGGTCGCGCGCGGCGTGCTCCATGCCCGCCGGGGCGCGTCCGACCTCGCTCAGCTCCACCTCACGGGCACGAAGGCGGCACTCATCGCGACGGTCCTTCAGCCGGCGCATGCTGGAGAGGCACTTGAGTCCGGGATCGTGACCGCGGAGGGCGATCGCGCGGTGCTGGCGACATACGCGAGCGTCCTTGATGAGCTCGACAAGAACTTCCCGATCGGCGTCCCGGAAAGAGTAGGCAGGGCCGCGGCGGGCGGCGTAGGACCGTCACGTCATGGTGTGACGATCGGGAACGAGGCATCGAACACATCGAGCAGCTCTCCGTAGGTCTCGAGAACGGCGGCATCGCCGTCGACGGTGATCGTGCCCGCGGCAGCGAGCCTCTCCGCCGCACCAGGTTGTAGCAGTACAGCAACGAGCGCGGCCTTCGGACCGGCGACCGCGACTGCTGCTCCGCTCGACGTTCCGCGCCGCGCGTTGAGCACGCCGCGCGCGACCCACATCGTCCACGCCTCGTCGAGGTCGGTGAACGTGAAGTCGATGCGAACCTCCACATCGGCTGCCTTCTCACCGATCACGTGCACGGCGGCGAAGTCGAACAGGATGTCGATCGGCATCGCGTGGATGCTGTCCTCGCTCGCGGTCGTGAACGGTGGTGGGAGTGCGCCAACCCGGAGCTCCTTGGCGGCCGTGAGGAAGATCCCGCGCCATTGCGGCCCCTCGGCCTGGTATCCCATCTGCTCGTACGCATCCGCCTGCAGCTCGCGTGCCTCGGTGTTGTCCGGCTGCGCGAACACGAGCTTGTGCAGGATCTCCACGGCCCACCGGTAGTCGGCCGCCTCGATCGCTCGGCGTCCCTCCTCGAGGATGCGGTCCGGTCCGACCAGGGCGACGAACCGCTTCGCCGACTCGACCGGCGGGTGCGGGTGTAGCGACACCGGGTCGCCGTCCCACATCCCGAGCTCCTTTGTGAAGACGGCACGGACGTCGTGGTGGACCGTCCCGTGGTAGCCGCGGTTGAACCATTTGCGCCCGAGTTCGTCGGGGAGCGCGATCTCCTCGGCGGCCTCGAGCGGGGTGTAGCCCTTGTTCGCCAGACGCAACGACTGGTCGTGGATGTACTTGTAGGTGTCGCGCTGCGAGGAGATGAACGACGTCAGCTCCTCGTTGCCCCAGACGGGCCAGGTGTGCGGACCGTAGTGGACCTCGGCCTCGTCACCCCACCGTTCGAGGGTCTCGTCGAGGTAGCGAGCGAAGTTGCGCGCGTCGCGGGTGCGGGCGCCGCGCAGAGTCTGGATGTTGTGCAGGCTGTGGTTCGCGTTCTCGGCACAGGTGAGCGCCTTGAGCTGCGGGATCCAGATGTGCATCTCCTCCGGTGCTTCCGTGTCGGGGGCGTAGAGGAACTCGAACTCGATCCCGGCCAGCTCACGCTTCGTCCCAGTCTTGGTGATGCCGTCGGTCGGGGAG
Above is a genomic segment from Mumia sp. Pv4-285 containing:
- a CDS encoding alkyl/aryl-sulfatase — encoded protein: MAYIPKDATPSTVAAHRDATTAYDLDDRQDFVDARRGLIAPIDNSAYAYLADDAPCPHTVNPSLWRQSQVLHTGGLYEVVEGLYQVRNSEIANLTVVDGEDGLVIIDTMTSVEASRQALDLFREHVNDKPVVAVIYTHTHVDHYGGVKGIVDPADVAAGKVAIIAPGYEFEKHAIGENIIVGNAMSRRASYAFGSLLEPGARQTVTCGIGIGPGGPGRTVSYLPPTDLVTRTGERRELAGLEFEFLYAPDTEAPEEMHIWIPELKALTCAENAQHSLHNIQTLRGARTRDARNFARYLDETLERWGDDTEVHFGPHTWPVWGNEEVVEFLSSQRDTYKYIHDQALRMANKGYTAIEAAEILELPEGLGRKWYNRGYHGTVHHNVRAVFHKELGLWDGDPVTLHPLPPAESGRRYVDLIGADTILTEGRRAFEAGEYRWAVEILHKLVFAQPDNTEARELQADAYEQMGYQAEGPQWRGVFLTMARELREGVIEQTFSSVAGDIVLGMSVDLLFDYAAVRVVGDRAANCDLRIDFTFTDLDETWTMWVARGVLHARRGASDLAQLHLTGTKAALIATVLQPAHAGEALESGIVTAEGDRAVLATYASVLDELDKNFPIGVPERVGRAAAGGVGPSRHGVTIGNEASNTSSSSP
- a CDS encoding alkyl/aryl-sulfatase, with amino-acid sequence MSNESKGATTATATANREAGAHYAMEDRQDFADADRGLIAPLPGPVLGSDGHTIFDPHAFDYLADDKPAPDTVNPSLWRQSQVMRRGGVYEVVPGLYQVRNNDLANLTVVEGDDGLVVIDCMAGVESAQQGMALIREHVSDKPVVAVIYTHTHIDHYGGVKGVVDLGDVASGKVPIIAPGTIASFDKYAIGENVVAGNAMARRASYAFGGHLDLDPHGTVSCGIGIASTAGPIVSYISPTDGITKTGTKRELAGIEFEFLYAPDTEAPEEMHIWIPQLKALTCAENANHSLHNIQTLRGARTRDARNFARYLDETLERWGDEAEVHYGPHTWPVWGNEELTSFISSQRDTYKYIHDQSLRLANKGYTPLEAAEEIALPDELGRKWFNRGYHGTVHHDVRAVFTKELGMWDGDPVSLHPHPPVESAKRFVALVGPDRILEEGRRAIEAADYRWAVEILHKLVFAQPDNTEARELQADAYEQMGYQAEGPQWRGIFLTAAKELRVGALPPPFTTASEDSIHAMPIDILFDFAAVHVIGEKAADVEVRIDFTFTDLDEAWTMWVARGVLNARRGTSSGAAVAVAGPKAALVAVLLQPGAAERLAAAGTITVDGDAAVLETYGELLDVFDASFPIVTP